In one window of Notolabrus celidotus isolate fNotCel1 chromosome 15, fNotCel1.pri, whole genome shotgun sequence DNA:
- the hes6 gene encoding transcription cofactor HES-6 yields the protein MAPIRNTTNGMDRGENCSGVKSDRKMRKPLVEKKRRARINESLQELRVLIAEADLQSKMENAEVLEMTVKRVESILHNQAQEVDAVNREACERFAAGYIQCMHDVHTFVSSCPGIDPTIAAELLNHLLESMPLNDEDRLRVMLPDTAAECPGSNSSTWALSESMYTALVSPAPSTTSSDDLCSDLDETDSDQSHVSSSDDASDQDVLSLPPLTYSKSVWRPW from the exons ATGGCCCCCATCCGTAACACCACCAACGGAATGGACAGAGGTGAAAACTGCAGTGGAGTCAAATCAGACAGAAAG ATGAGGAAACCTCTGGTCgagaagaaaaggagagctCGCATCAATGAAAGTTTACAAGAACTCAGAGTTCTCATCGCTGAGGCGGAC TTACAATCAAAGATGGAGAATGCCGAAGTGCTGGAGATGACTGTGAAACGTGTGGagagcatcttacacaaccaggcACAAG AAGTGGACGCTGTGAACCGGGAGGCATGTGAACGCTTTGCAGCCGGCTACATCCAATGCATGCATGACGTGCATACTTTTGTGTCCAGCTGTCCGGGCATTGACCCAACAATAGCTGCTGAGCTCCTGAACCACCTCCTTGAGAGCATGCCCCTGAACGACGAAGACCGCCTCCGGGTGATGCTGCCGGACACGGCTGCGGAGTGCCCcggcagcaacagcagcacctgGGCCTTGTCTGAGAGCATGTACACGGCCCTGGTGTCTCCAGCCCCCTCCACTACCTCCAGTGACGACCTCTGTTCCGACCTGGATGAGACGGACTCAGATCAAAGTCATGTGTCTTCTTCAGATGACGCCAGCGACCAGGATGTGTTGAGCCTGCCTCCCCTGACATACTCCAAGTCTGTGTGGAGGCCATGGTAG